One part of the Triplophysa dalaica isolate WHDGS20190420 chromosome 25, ASM1584641v1, whole genome shotgun sequence genome encodes these proteins:
- the LOC130415350 gene encoding digestive cysteine proteinase 2-like, whose product MWFILAGVVILWCTIDAAALGGRTVPDFGRTYHVKGVISLPYAEIKEPFEAWYDLEGKKSRIDYYHGQVSTFQIGTDLHYGALYKITPVTTETEINVMKCFQLNGTKDEPVLPQGALPDLQGFQFETIEYYGGALCEVWKNTTVVGHKTNTYRLWVTRPEGNDSPAKPWHYEMMGFNTLLGSHYDKYLLDYSDYSPQMDPSIFKLPEGMNCGNFPGPGVEHRLLANPIQDLVHTSPVGHAHHMFGHFKEQYNRQYDSEEEHEEREHNFVHNVRYVHSMNRAGLSFSLSVNYMADRSEAEMAVMRGSKGRRTYRKAQPFPSEICSVAIPDSVDWRLYGAVTPVKDQAVCGSCWSFATTGTLEGALFLKTGTLVSLSQQMLVDCTWGFGNNGCDGGEEWRAYEWMMKHGGISSAENYGAYMGMNGLCHYDKTSLLARVNSYTNVTSGDIVALKAAIFKFGPVAVSIDAAHRSFAFYTNGVYYEPACKNGTDDLDHAVLAVGYGILRGEPYWLVKNSWSTYWGNDGYVLMSMKDNNCGVATDATYVTLS is encoded by the exons ATGTGGTTTATTTTAGCAGGAGTCGTGATTCTGTGGTGTACTATAG ATGCCGCAGCACTTGGTGGCAGGACAGTTCCAGATTTCGGAAGGACGTATCACGTTAAAG GTGTGATATCATTGCCTTATGCTGAGATCAAAGAACCGTTTGAGGCGTGGTATGATCTCGAGGGCAAGAAAAGTCGAATCGATTATTATCATG GTCAGGTGAGCACTTTTCAGATCGGGACTGACTTGCATTATGGTGCCCTCTACAAAATCACTCCAGTGACCACTGAGACAGAAATCAATGTCATGAAGTGTTTCCAGCTCAATGGCACCAAAGATGAGCCGGTACTTCCACAGGGAGCCCTGCCTGACCTTCAGGGTTTTCAG TTTGAAACGATAGAATATTACGGAGGTGCTTTGTGTGAGGTCTGGAAAAATACCACAGTGGTTGGCCATAAGACGAACACATATCGTCTATGGGTGACGCGTCCGGAGGGAAACGATTCCCCGGCCAAACCCTGGCACTACGAGATGATGGGCTTCAACACACTTTTGGGCTCCCACTACGACAAGTACCTTCTAGACTACAGTGACTACAGCCCCCAGATGGACCCCAGCATTTTCAAACTACCTGAAG GAATGAACTGTGGAAATTTTCCTGGTCCTGGTGTGGAGCATCGTCTATTAGCCAATCCCATTCAAGATCTTGTTCATACTTCCCCTGTTGGCCACGCCCACCATATGTTCGGTCACTTTAAGGAACAGTATAATCGTCAATATGACAGCGAGGAGGAACATGAGGAACGTGAGCACAACTTTGTACATAATGTCCG GTATGTTCACTCTATGAACAGAGCTGGACTTTCGTTCTCTCTTTCTGTGAATTATATGGCTGATCGATCAGAGGCAGAAATGGCTGTGATGAGAGGAAGTAAAGGCAGACGGACTTACAGAAAGGCTCAGCCGTTTCCCTCTGAAATTTGCTCTGTGGCCATCCCTGATTCGGTGGACTGGAGGCTGTATG GTGCAGTGACCCCAGTGAAAGATCAGGCTGTGTGTGGATCCTGCTGGAGCTTTGCCACCACAGGAACACTAGAGGGAGCACTTTTCCTTAAG ACAGGGACGCTAGTGTCATTGTCCCAGCAGATGCTTGTGGACTGTACATGGGGTTTTGGAAATAACGGTTGTGATGGAGGAGAGGAGTGGAGAGCGTATGAGTGGATGATGAAACATGGTGGTATTTCTTCAGCAGAAAACTATGGAGCATATATGGGCATG aatgGTTTGTGTCATTACGATAAGACATCCTTGCTGGCGAGGGTGAACAGCTACACAAACGTGACCAGTGGTGATATTGTGGCACTGAAGGCTGCCATCTTTAAATTCGGCCCTGTAGCGGTCAGCATTGATGCTGCTCACCGCTCTTTTGCCTTCTACACCAATGGAGTCTACTACGAACCAGCATGCA AAAATGGAACTGATGACTTGGATCATGCTGTGCTGGCAGTTGGTTATGGGATCCTGAGAGGCGAGCCGTACTGGCTAGTGAAGAACTCCTGGTCGACTTACTGGGGGAATGACGGTTATGTACTAATGTCTATGAAAGACAACAACTGTGGTGTGGCTACTGATGCTACATATGTTACGTTATCTTAA
- the sytl1 gene encoding synaptotagmin-like protein 1 has protein sequence MEGEHLLDLGHLTEVEQTIILNVLLRDSELRSKDESRMRTLQQTESDPVRLRTLSGAWFNEQRSKRYQKGGADVVNASIRRKKREKDVPLMAIFDRGITPSAQLPEQQEEPIRTEEEGKENISVAEHGTSQEEKERQKEDEESPIHRVPPEPLPRTKLKIAKKIEMNGVSSVEGSIVQSEDTDSRTLSSASPSMKVDSEGDINSGSTELDNTRFDSVTSLSSHQMMNGSLMSLYSVGDFGDVVVSGRIQFSLKYDFKREELHVHIMRCQDLAPARKKHSDPYVKVYLLPDNTSHSKRKTSVKRKTLNPIYDETMKYNVRRLDLQARVLSISVWHTERMRRNLFLGEVEVRLGQWDWSQIQPAWYTLQPRIQISPDAIMSRGTILFSVKFIPSGSEGDGYPLTGELHIWLREIVGLLPTKRCAPITYVKSVVLPDESGVSGQQTRVVRGSVNPQFNHTMVYDGFQSSDLFQACAEIMVWSSQPSTCLGGVRLSTGSGVSYGQSVCWMDSTEEEINVWLNIIQSPNSWVESSLPIRTNLQLCSE, from the exons ATGGAAGGGGAACATTTACTGGATCTGGGTCACCTAACCGAGGTGGAGCAAACTATTATTCTCAATGTGCTGCTGAGAGATTCTGAACTGCGCAGCAAAGATGAAAGCAGAATGCG TACACTACAGCAAACTGAGTCAGACCCAGTCCGTCTGCGTACACTCTCAGGGGCGTGGTTCAATGAGCAGCGCTCAAAACGATATCAGAAGGGAGGTGCTGATGTTGTGAATGCCTCTATACGCCGTAAGAAACGTGAAAAAG ATGTACCTCTGATGGCAATATTTGATAGAGGTATTACCCCCTCTGCTCAATTACCTGAGCAGCAAGAAGAACCAATAAGAACAGAGGAAGAAGGGAAGGAAAATATAAGTGTCGCAGAACATGGCACGAGtcaggaagaaaaagaaagacaaaaggaAGATGAGGAAAG tCCCATTCACAGAGTTCCTCCTGAACCCCTACCCAGGACAAAACTCAAAATCGCCAAG aaaatagaaatgaatggcGTTTCAAGTGTTGAAG GAAGTATTGTGCAGTCAGAGGATACGGACAGCAGAACTCTGTCTAGCGCATCACCATCAATGAAG GTCGACTCGGAGGGAGACATTAACTCCGGCAGTACTGAACTCGATAACACTAGATTCGACTCAGTCACCAGCTTGAGCTCCCATCAAATG ATGAATGGCAGCTTGATGAGCCTGTACAGCGTGGGGGATTTCGGGGATGTTGTAGTGTCAGGACGGATCCAGTTCTCGCTGAAGTATGATTTCAAGAGGGAGGAGCTTCATGTCCATATAATGCGCTGTCAAGATCTTGCGCCGGCCCGCAAAAAACATTCAGACCC GTATGTAAAAGTTTACCTACTCCCTGACAACACATCTCACAGTAAGAGAAAAACATCAGtgaagagaaaaacattaaatccaATCTATGATGAAACCATGAAA TACAATGTCCGCAGGCTGGATCTTCAAGCTCGTGTGCTGAGTATTTCAGTCTGGCACACGGAGAGGATGAGAAGAAACCTCTTCCTGGGTGAGGTGGAAGTGAGGCTGGGCCAGTGGGACTGGAGCCAGATCCAACCAGCCTGGTACACCCTCCAACCAAGA ATTCAAATAAGTCCAGACGCCATTATGAGTCGAGGGACCATTCTCTTCTCGGTTAAGTTTATACCTTCTGGATCCGAGG GAGATGGCTACCCATTGACTGGTGAGCTCCACATTTGGTTGAGAGAGATCGTCGGTCTCCTTCCTACAAAACGTTGTGCGCCCATTACATATGTGAAAAG tgtGGTATTGCCAGATGAAAGTGGTGTCAGTGGGCAACAGACTCGTGTGGTACGAGGGTCCGTTAACCCACAGTTCAACCACACCATGGTTTATGATGGGTTTCAGTCCAGTGACCTCTTTCAGGCATGTGCAGAAATAATGGTCTGGAGCTCACAGCCATCTACCTGTCTTGGTGGAGTACGACTCAGTACTGGCTCAG GTGTGAGTTACGGTCAGTCTGTTTGTTGGATGGACTCTACTGAGGAAGAAATCAACGTATGGTTGAATATTATTCAGAgtcccaacagctgggttgaatCGAGTCTGCCAATCAGGACCAATTTACAGCTGTGCTCTGAGTAA